TGGGTCACGCAGTAGCTTCGATTGCGAACTGACCTCGTCGGCAATGGCCAAGCATTTGATTGAAAGTGTCGACAGTTTTGTCCGTAGCTGTGAACTGTCGACACTTTAACACTGCTGCACCATGCCAAAGAATCGCTCTGAGCCCCGACGCAATCTCGCCCATGACATTGCCTCGCAGATGCGTCGTGACATCATTTCCGGCACGTTCAAGCCGGGTGAGGCGCTCGCGGAACCGGCACTGGCCGGACGGTTCGGGGTCAGCCGTGCGCCGGTGCGGGAAGCGATGATCGAGCTGGAACGTGCGGGGCTGGTTCAGTTTGAGACGACCGGCAGAACCCGCGTCAGGATGTTGGAGGAAAAGGACGTGGTCGAAATCGTCGAAGCCCGGATCGCCCTGGAGTCGATGGGGGCTCGGCTGGCGGCGGTCCGTTGGACCGATGAGGACACCCGATGGATCGAGCGAAGCATCACCGCCCAGGAGAAGGCGGCGACGGGTGTGAAGTTCAGCGCCTTGGACATCGCCATGCATGAACACATCATGAAGTGCGGGGGAAATGAACGGCTGGTCACGCTCTGGCAATGCGTCCGCTGGCAGTTCGAGATGGCGCTGACCCACATCCACAGCCTCCAGCAAAATATGGCCCCCGATCTCCGCCGCTTCAGCGTGATGGGGCACGCGAAGGTGCTCAAAACTTTGGCTGACCGCCAGCCGGAGATGGCCGCCAAAGTGATGGCTCAGCACATCAAAGACTCCATCGAATGGTATGCCCCGCAAGCCTCGGGGACCATGCCGACAGCAGCCTCCCGCGCCAGGAATGGACGTCCCGGCAAGACGGGTGAGCACGCCGTGCCAGTGAACGTTTTCAACCCATTTTCAAAGTGAACCCGACACGTTTAACTCATCTGCTTCTCTGGATGGCTGCCACTACCACCGTGGCAATGGCGGACGATGATGCGCAGCGTGTGGCGCTGGCTTTCTTTGAGAAGGAAGTGCGGCCCGTCCTGGTGAACCGATGCCATGAATGCCACAGCAACACAAAGCAGAAGGGCGGCCTGCGGGTGGACCATATTGGCTATCTGAAATCGGGTGGCGACACCGGCCCTGCCTTGGTGCCGGGGAAGCCGGAAAAGTCCGCACTCATCGAAGCGGTGCGCTATGCGAACGATGACTTCCAGATGCCGCCCAAGAAAAAGCTGCCGGACGCCGAGATCGCGATTCTGGAAAAGTGGATCAAGATGGGGGCGCCGTGGCCCGACGATGCCTTGAAGAAGGTGGTGGTGACCGAGGGCGGCTTCACGGAGGAGCAGCGCAAATACTGGTTCTTTCAGCCCGTGGCGAAGGTGTCGCCGCCGCAGGCGGGCGGGCAATGGGCGCGCAATGACCTTGACCGTTTCATCGCGGAAAAGCGTGATGAACGGAAGCTCACGCCCGCACCCGAGGCGGACCGGCATGAACTGGCGCGACGCGTGTATTTTGACCTTCACGGCCTGCCGCCGACGAAGGATCAGATGGACGCCTTTGTGAACGACAAAGATCCGCGCGCCTATGAAAAGCTGGTCGATGCGCTGCTGGCGAGCCCGCGCTATGGCGAACGCTGGGCGCAGCATTGGCTGGATCTCGTGCGCTACGCGGAGAGTGATGGTTACAACCAGGACGCCTATCGTCCCCATGCCTGGCCGTATCGCGACTACGTCATCCAATCGTTCAACGACGACAAACCCTACGATCAGTTCGTGCGCGAGCAGCTCGCGGGCGATGAAATCGCCCCGGATGATCCAGCGGTGCTCGTCGCCACCGCCTTCCTGCGTCATCCGGTGTATGAATACAATCTGCGCGATGTGCGCGGT
Above is a genomic segment from Prosthecobacter sp. containing:
- a CDS encoding GntR family transcriptional regulator, encoding MPKNRSEPRRNLAHDIASQMRRDIISGTFKPGEALAEPALAGRFGVSRAPVREAMIELERAGLVQFETTGRTRVRMLEEKDVVEIVEARIALESMGARLAAVRWTDEDTRWIERSITAQEKAATGVKFSALDIAMHEHIMKCGGNERLVTLWQCVRWQFEMALTHIHSLQQNMAPDLRRFSVMGHAKVLKTLADRQPEMAAKVMAQHIKDSIEWYAPQASGTMPTAASRARNGRPGKTGEHAVPVNVFNPFSK